The Kosakonia sacchari SP1 genome includes a window with the following:
- the nusG gene encoding transcription termination/antitermination protein NusG, with protein sequence MSEAPKKRWYVVQAFSGFEGRVATSLREHIKLHNMEELFGEVMVPTEEVVEIRGGQRRKSERKFFPGYVLVQMVMNDASWHLVRSVPRVMGFIGGTSDRPAPISDKEVDAIMNRLQQVGDKPRPKTLFEPGEMVRVSDGPFADFNGVVEEVDYEKSRLKVSVSIFGRATPVELDFSQVEKA encoded by the coding sequence ATGTCTGAAGCTCCTAAAAAGCGCTGGTACGTCGTTCAGGCGTTTTCCGGTTTTGAAGGCCGCGTAGCCACTTCGCTGCGCGAGCATATCAAATTACACAATATGGAAGAGTTGTTTGGCGAAGTCATGGTGCCGACTGAAGAAGTGGTCGAAATCCGTGGCGGTCAGCGTCGCAAAAGCGAACGCAAATTCTTCCCGGGCTACGTCCTTGTTCAGATGGTGATGAATGACGCCAGCTGGCACCTGGTACGCAGCGTTCCGCGCGTAATGGGCTTCATCGGCGGCACGTCCGATCGTCCGGCGCCGATTAGCGATAAAGAAGTGGATGCGATCATGAACCGCCTGCAACAGGTTGGTGATAAGCCGCGTCCGAAAACGCTGTTTGAGCCGGGTGAAATGGTCCGCGTTAGCGACGGTCCGTTTGCCGACTTTAACGGTGTGGTTGAAGAGGTGGACTACGAGAAGTCTCGCCTGAAAGTGTCCGTTTCTATCTTCGGTCGTGCGACCCCGGTAGAGCTGGATTTCAGCCAGGTCGAAAAAGCCTAA
- the secE gene encoding preprotein translocase subunit SecE has product MSANTEAQGSGRGLEAMKWVVVAVLLLVAIVGNYLYRDMMLPLRALAVVILIAAAGGVALLTTKGKATVAFAREARTEVRKVIWPTRQETLHTTLIVAAVTAVMSLILWGLDGILVRLVSFITGLRF; this is encoded by the coding sequence ATGAGTGCGAATACCGAAGCTCAAGGGAGCGGGCGCGGCCTGGAAGCGATGAAGTGGGTTGTTGTTGCAGTACTGCTGCTCGTGGCTATCGTTGGCAACTATCTTTATCGTGACATGATGCTGCCGCTCCGCGCGCTGGCAGTTGTTATTCTGATTGCTGCAGCAGGTGGTGTCGCGCTGTTGACGACGAAGGGTAAAGCGACCGTCGCTTTTGCCCGTGAAGCGAGAACCGAAGTACGTAAAGTGATTTGGCCCACTCGTCAGGAAACATTGCACACCACATTGATCGTGGCTGCCGTAACTGCAGTCATGTCACTGATCCTGTGGGGACTTGATGGTATTCTGGTCCGCCTGGTTTCCTTTATCACTGGCCTGAGGTTCTGA
- the tuf gene encoding elongation factor Tu, translating into MSKEKFERTKPHVNVGTIGHVDHGKTTLTAAITTVLAKTYGGSARAFDQIDNAPEEKARGITINTSHVEYDTPTRHYAHVDCPGHADYVKNMITGAAQMDGAILVVAATDGPMPQTREHILLGRQVGVPYIIVFLNKCDMVDDEELLELVEMEVRELLSQYDFPGDDTPIVRGSALKALEGEAEWEAKIIELAGFLDSYIPEPERAIDKPFLLPIEDVFSISGRGTVVTGRVERGIIKVGEEVEIVGIKDTAKSTCTGVEMFRKLLDEGRAGENVGVLLRGIKREEIERGQVLAKPGSIKPHTKFESEVYILSKDEGGRHTPFFKGYRPQFYFRTTDVTGTIELPEGVEMVMPGDNIKMVVTLIHPIAMDDGLRFAIREGGRTVGAGVVAKVLS; encoded by the coding sequence ATGTCTAAAGAAAAGTTTGAACGTACAAAACCGCACGTTAACGTCGGTACTATCGGCCACGTTGACCATGGTAAAACAACGCTGACTGCTGCAATCACTACCGTTCTGGCTAAAACCTACGGTGGTTCTGCTCGCGCATTCGACCAGATCGATAACGCGCCGGAAGAAAAAGCTCGTGGTATCACCATCAACACGTCTCACGTTGAATATGACACCCCGACTCGCCACTACGCACACGTAGACTGCCCGGGCCACGCCGACTATGTTAAAAACATGATCACCGGTGCTGCACAGATGGACGGCGCGATCCTGGTTGTTGCTGCGACTGACGGCCCGATGCCGCAGACCCGTGAGCACATCCTGCTGGGTCGTCAGGTAGGCGTTCCGTACATCATCGTGTTCCTGAACAAATGTGACATGGTTGATGACGAAGAGCTGCTGGAACTGGTAGAGATGGAAGTTCGTGAACTGCTGTCTCAGTACGATTTCCCGGGCGACGACACGCCGATCGTTCGTGGTTCTGCTCTGAAAGCGCTGGAAGGCGAAGCAGAGTGGGAAGCGAAAATCATCGAACTGGCTGGCTTCCTGGATTCTTATATTCCGGAACCAGAGCGTGCGATTGACAAGCCGTTCCTGCTGCCGATCGAAGACGTATTCTCCATCTCCGGTCGTGGTACCGTTGTTACCGGTCGTGTAGAGCGCGGTATCATCAAAGTGGGTGAAGAAGTTGAAATCGTTGGTATCAAAGACACCGCGAAATCCACCTGTACCGGCGTTGAAATGTTCCGCAAACTGCTGGACGAAGGCCGTGCTGGTGAGAACGTAGGCGTTCTGCTGCGTGGTATCAAACGTGAAGAAATCGAACGTGGTCAGGTACTGGCTAAGCCGGGTTCCATCAAGCCGCACACCAAATTCGAATCTGAAGTGTACATTCTGTCCAAAGATGAAGGCGGCCGTCACACTCCGTTCTTCAAAGGCTACCGTCCGCAGTTCTACTTCCGTACAACTGACGTGACTGGCACCATCGAACTGCCGGAAGGCGTTGAAATGGTAATGCCGGGCGACAACATCAAAATGGTTGTTACCCTGATTCACCCGATTGCAATGGACGATGGTCTGCGTTTCGCAATCCGTGAAGGCGGCCGTACCGTTGGCGCGGGCGTTGTAGCAAAAGTTCTCAGCTAA
- a CDS encoding GNAT family N-acetyltransferase translates to MKIVLLNAATLPVYCAELAQLLLDALHSGASVGYQRALSQQEAESSFYRLRSELEKGEQLIWIARDEQGVSGSVSLQLNMQPEALNRGTIKLLLVHRRARRTGVGKKLIAELEKTACARQRGLLSLEVLAGSVGEAFFRSQGYRCLGEIPDFLCSADGYYHPAAIYFKRLFAVNQMVRSIAS, encoded by the coding sequence ATGAAGATTGTTTTATTAAATGCAGCCACCTTGCCGGTCTATTGCGCGGAGCTTGCACAATTGTTACTTGATGCATTGCACAGCGGCGCATCCGTGGGGTATCAACGTGCGCTCAGCCAACAAGAAGCTGAAAGCAGCTTTTACCGTTTACGCAGTGAATTGGAAAAAGGTGAGCAACTCATCTGGATCGCGCGGGATGAACAGGGCGTTTCGGGCAGCGTCAGTCTGCAACTCAATATGCAACCTGAAGCCCTTAACCGGGGAACTATCAAACTTCTGCTGGTACATCGCCGCGCCCGACGCACAGGTGTTGGCAAGAAGCTCATTGCTGAGCTCGAGAAGACAGCATGTGCACGCCAGCGAGGTTTGCTATCACTTGAAGTACTGGCAGGTTCCGTCGGAGAAGCGTTCTTTCGCTCGCAAGGATACCGCTGCCTTGGTGAAATACCGGATTTTCTCTGCTCTGCGGACGGTTATTACCACCCAGCAGCCATTTATTTTAAACGCTTATTTGCTGTAAATCAGATGGTTCGTTCTATTGCCAGCTAA
- the coaA gene encoding type I pantothenate kinase — protein sequence MSKKEQTLMTPYLQFNRSQWAALRDSVPMTLTEGEIARLKGINEDLSLEEVAEIYLPLSRLLNFYISSNLRRQAVLEQFLGTNGQRIPYIISIAGSVAVGKSTTARVLQALLSRWPEHRRVELITTDGFLHPNQVLKDRGLMKKKGFPQSYDMHRLVQFVSDIKSGVTNITAPVYSHLIYDVIPDGDKTISQPDILILEGLNVLQSGMDYPHDPHHVFVSDFVDFSIYVDAPEDLLQTWYINRFLKFREGAFTNPDSYFHNYAKLSEAEAIEIAMSLWKEINGLNLKENILPTRERASLIMTKSANHAVEQVRLRK from the coding sequence ATGAGTAAAAAAGAGCAAACGTTAATGACGCCTTACTTACAGTTTAATCGCAGCCAATGGGCTGCGCTTCGCGATTCTGTCCCCATGACCTTAACTGAAGGTGAGATCGCGAGATTAAAAGGCATTAATGAAGACCTTTCTTTGGAAGAAGTTGCTGAAATATATCTTCCACTTTCCCGTTTACTTAATTTCTACATCAGTTCGAATTTGCGCCGCCAGGCCGTTCTTGAACAATTTCTCGGCACTAACGGGCAGCGTATTCCTTATATCATCAGCATTGCGGGTAGTGTTGCCGTGGGCAAAAGCACCACCGCTCGCGTCTTGCAGGCACTCCTGAGCCGCTGGCCAGAACATCGCCGTGTAGAACTCATCACGACCGATGGTTTTTTGCACCCAAACCAGGTACTGAAAGACCGCGGCTTAATGAAGAAAAAAGGGTTTCCGCAATCTTATGATATGCACCGCCTTGTGCAGTTTGTTTCAGATATTAAATCGGGCGTGACTAACATCACCGCGCCGGTTTATTCACATCTTATTTATGATGTGATCCCCGATGGTGATAAAACGATCTCGCAACCGGATATTTTAATTCTTGAAGGGTTAAATGTTTTACAAAGCGGTATGGATTACCCACACGATCCACACCATGTATTTGTTTCCGACTTTGTTGATTTCTCTATTTATGTGGATGCACCAGAAGATCTTTTGCAAACCTGGTATATCAACCGTTTCCTGAAGTTCCGCGAAGGGGCATTTACCAATCCTGATTCTTATTTCCACAACTACGCCAAATTGTCGGAAGCCGAAGCGATTGAGATTGCGATGTCATTGTGGAAAGAAATTAACGGCTTAAATCTTAAAGAAAACATCCTGCCAACCCGCGAGCGTGCAAGCCTGATTATGACAAAAAGCGCTAACCATGCCGTGGAACAAGTTCGGCTACGTAAATAA
- the birA gene encoding bifunctional biotin--[acetyl-CoA-carboxylase] ligase/biotin operon repressor BirA: MKDNTVPLTLISILADGEFHSGEQLGERLGMSRAAINKHIQTLRDWGVDVFTVPGKGYSLPEPIQLLDEAFISSQVAQGSVAVLPVIDSTNQYLLDRLNGLRSGDACVAEYQQAGRGRRGRKWVSPFGANLYISMYWRLEQGPAAAIGLSLVIGIVMAEVLRDLGAEQVRVKWPNDLYLQDRKLAGILVELTGKTGDAAQIVIGAGVNLVMRKTQAEDISQSWINLQEAGVRIDRNQLAARLIIELRTALQHFEQEGLTPFLTRWEALDNFINRPVKLIIGEKEIFGISRGIDSQGALLLEQDGVIKPWVGGEISLRSAE, encoded by the coding sequence GTGAAAGACAATACCGTTCCATTAACGCTGATTTCGATTCTGGCGGACGGCGAGTTCCATTCTGGCGAGCAACTTGGTGAGCGTTTGGGCATGAGCCGTGCGGCTATCAACAAACATATCCAGACGCTGCGTGATTGGGGCGTAGATGTCTTCACCGTGCCGGGAAAAGGCTACAGCTTGCCAGAACCTATTCAGCTACTGGACGAAGCCTTTATCAGTAGCCAGGTGGCGCAAGGCTCTGTTGCGGTGCTACCGGTGATCGATTCAACCAACCAATACCTGTTGGATCGCTTAAATGGCTTACGCTCTGGCGACGCCTGTGTTGCCGAATATCAGCAGGCTGGTCGCGGGCGGCGCGGTCGAAAATGGGTATCTCCATTTGGTGCTAACCTCTATATTTCCATGTACTGGCGGCTTGAGCAGGGGCCGGCAGCTGCCATTGGCCTGAGCCTGGTCATCGGTATCGTTATGGCCGAGGTGCTGCGCGATTTAGGTGCGGAGCAAGTACGTGTCAAATGGCCAAATGATCTCTATCTACAGGATCGTAAACTCGCGGGGATCCTCGTCGAATTAACGGGAAAAACCGGCGATGCGGCACAAATTGTCATTGGCGCTGGCGTCAATCTAGTGATGCGTAAAACACAGGCAGAAGATATCAGTCAGAGCTGGATTAATCTGCAGGAAGCCGGTGTGCGCATTGATCGCAACCAACTGGCGGCACGTTTGATCATTGAACTTCGCACCGCCTTGCAGCACTTTGAACAAGAAGGGTTAACGCCTTTCCTTACCCGCTGGGAAGCGCTGGATAATTTCATTAATCGCCCGGTTAAGTTGATTATTGGTGAAAAAGAGATTTTTGGGATCTCGCGCGGGATTGATTCGCAAGGTGCTTTGTTACTTGAGCAAGACGGCGTTATTAAACCCTGGGTGGGTGGAGAAATATCGCTTCGTAGTGCGGAATAA
- the murB gene encoding UDP-N-acetylmuramate dehydrogenase produces the protein MNLSLKPWNTFGIDRQAHQIVCVENTQQLLNAWQSAVQSQQPVLVLGEGSNVLFLEDFIGTVIINRIKGIAVHEEADAWLLHVGAGENWHNLVRWTLEQGMPGLENLALIPGCVGSSPIQNIGAYGVELQRVCSYVDCMELSSGNSQRLSADTCRFGYRDSIFKHEYQDRYAITAVGLRLAKSWQPVLTYGDLTRLDPATVTPQQVFDSVCQMRTSKLPDPKVNGNAGSFFKNPVITAEQARTLLASFPHAPHYPQEDGSVKLAAGWLIDQCQLKGTSLGGAAVHHLQALVLINTGHATSEDVVRLAHFVRQSVGDKFDIWLEPEVRFIGCSGEVNAVEVIA, from the coding sequence ATGAATCTCTCCCTTAAGCCCTGGAATACCTTTGGTATTGATCGTCAGGCTCACCAAATTGTTTGTGTCGAAAATACGCAGCAACTGCTCAATGCGTGGCAGTCTGCAGTACAAAGCCAGCAGCCCGTATTGGTCCTCGGCGAAGGAAGCAACGTATTGTTTCTGGAAGATTTTATCGGAACGGTCATTATCAATCGTATTAAAGGCATTGCCGTTCACGAAGAGGCGGACGCATGGCTTTTACATGTCGGTGCGGGAGAGAACTGGCATAATCTTGTACGGTGGACACTTGAACAAGGTATGCCAGGACTGGAAAACCTGGCGTTAATTCCAGGCTGTGTGGGCTCCTCTCCTATCCAAAACATTGGTGCCTATGGTGTTGAGTTACAACGTGTCTGCAGTTATGTAGATTGCATGGAGCTCAGTAGCGGTAATTCGCAGCGTTTATCTGCAGACACCTGCCGTTTTGGCTACCGAGACAGCATCTTTAAGCATGAATATCAGGATCGTTACGCCATCACTGCTGTTGGATTGCGGTTGGCAAAATCCTGGCAACCAGTGTTGACCTACGGCGATTTAACCCGTCTGGATCCCGCAACTGTAACGCCTCAACAAGTTTTCGATTCCGTTTGCCAGATGCGTACCAGCAAGTTGCCGGATCCTAAAGTGAACGGAAACGCAGGCAGTTTCTTCAAAAACCCGGTGATCACGGCTGAGCAAGCCCGCACCCTGCTCGCAAGTTTCCCTCATGCTCCGCATTACCCACAGGAAGATGGTTCAGTGAAGCTGGCAGCAGGCTGGTTGATCGATCAATGCCAGTTGAAAGGAACCTCATTAGGCGGAGCTGCTGTCCATCACTTACAAGCTTTAGTACTGATTAACACCGGGCACGCAACGAGCGAAGATGTGGTGCGTCTCGCACATTTTGTCCGGCAGAGCGTAGGCGATAAATTTGATATCTGGCTGGAACCAGAAGTGCGCTTTATAGGATGTTCTGGCGAGGTGAATGCGGTGGAGGTTATTGCGTGA
- the hemG gene encoding menaquinone-dependent protoporphyrinogen IX dehydrogenase translates to MKTLILFSTRDGQTREIASYLASELKELGIYADVVNLNRTPEIEWDNYERVVIGASIRYGHFHPALASFVKKHLQQLNALPSAFYSVNLVARKPEKSSPQTNSYTRKFLLSSPWQPDQCAVFAGALRYPHYRWYDRLMIQLIMKMTGGETNPTKEVVYTDWQHVASFAREIAQLKCKSTD, encoded by the coding sequence GTGAAAACATTGATTCTATTTTCGACCCGGGATGGGCAAACGCGGGAAATCGCCTCTTACCTGGCGTCCGAGCTGAAAGAGCTCGGCATTTATGCGGATGTGGTGAACCTGAACCGTACGCCAGAGATTGAATGGGATAACTATGAACGCGTGGTAATTGGCGCGTCTATCCGTTACGGCCATTTCCACCCGGCGCTGGCGAGCTTCGTGAAAAAACATCTGCAGCAGCTGAATGCCTTACCGAGCGCGTTCTACTCCGTTAACCTTGTTGCGCGGAAGCCTGAGAAAAGTTCTCCGCAAACCAATAGCTATACACGTAAATTTTTACTCTCTTCACCGTGGCAGCCAGATCAGTGTGCGGTGTTTGCCGGTGCGCTGCGTTATCCACATTATCGCTGGTATGACCGCTTGATGATTCAACTGATTATGAAGATGACCGGCGGCGAAACGAATCCCACTAAGGAAGTTGTCTATACCGACTGGCAGCATGTAGCGAGTTTTGCCCGCGAAATCGCTCAATTAAAGTGCAAATCGACCGATTAG
- the trkH gene encoding Trk system potassium transporter TrkH, translated as MQFRAITRIVGLLVILFSGTMILPGLVALIYRDGAGRAFTQTFFAALVIGSMLWWPNRREKKELKSREGFLIVVLFWTVLGSVGALPFIFSESPNLTVTDAFFESFSGLTTTGATTLVGLDSLPHAILFYRQMLQWFGGMGIIVLAVAILPILGVGGMQLYRAEMPGPLKDNKMRPRIAETAKTLWLIYVLLTVACALALWFAGMPAFDAIGHSFATIAIGGFSTHDASVGYFNSPTINTIIAIFLLISGCNYGLHFSLLSGRSLKVYWRDPEFRMFIGVQLTLVVICTVVLWFHDVYSSAVTTVNQAFFQVVSMATTAGFTTDSIARWPLFLPVLLLCSAFIGGCAGSTGGGLKVIRILLLFKQGNRELKRLVHPNAVYSIKLGNRALPERILEAVWGFFSAYALVFIISMLAIIATGVDDFSAFASVVATLNNLGPGLGVVADNFASMNPVAKWILIANMLFGRLEVFTLLVLFTPTFWRE; from the coding sequence ATGCAATTTCGCGCCATAACCCGAATCGTTGGACTGCTGGTTATCCTCTTTTCCGGAACGATGATCTTACCCGGACTGGTAGCCCTTATTTACCGCGATGGTGCGGGTCGTGCATTTACCCAGACCTTTTTCGCTGCGTTGGTAATTGGCTCCATGCTGTGGTGGCCGAACCGTCGGGAGAAAAAGGAACTGAAATCCCGCGAAGGTTTTTTGATCGTCGTGCTGTTCTGGACCGTGCTGGGGAGTGTGGGCGCGCTGCCGTTTATTTTCTCGGAAAGCCCGAACCTGACGGTGACCGACGCTTTTTTTGAATCCTTCTCTGGCCTGACGACAACCGGGGCGACCACGCTGGTAGGGTTGGATTCGTTGCCGCATGCCATCCTCTTCTACCGCCAGATGCTGCAATGGTTTGGCGGGATGGGGATCATTGTCCTGGCGGTCGCGATACTGCCGATTCTGGGCGTGGGGGGGATGCAGCTTTACCGCGCGGAAATGCCCGGGCCGCTGAAAGATAACAAAATGCGTCCGCGTATTGCCGAAACGGCGAAAACGCTGTGGCTTATTTATGTGTTGTTGACCGTAGCGTGCGCGCTGGCGCTGTGGTTTGCCGGAATGCCCGCTTTTGATGCCATCGGCCACAGCTTCGCGACCATCGCCATCGGCGGCTTTTCGACACACGATGCCAGTGTGGGTTACTTCAATAGCCCAACTATCAACACCATCATTGCTATCTTCTTATTGATCTCTGGCTGTAACTACGGCCTGCACTTCTCTTTACTGAGCGGGCGCAGCCTGAAAGTTTACTGGCGCGATCCTGAATTCAGAATGTTTATTGGCGTGCAACTGACGCTGGTGGTGATCTGCACTGTGGTGCTGTGGTTCCACGATGTTTACAGCTCTGCGGTGACGACGGTGAACCAGGCCTTCTTCCAGGTGGTGTCGATGGCAACCACTGCCGGGTTTACTACCGACAGTATTGCGCGTTGGCCGCTGTTCTTGCCGGTGCTGCTATTGTGTTCGGCGTTTATTGGTGGCTGTGCGGGTTCTACCGGTGGTGGTTTGAAAGTGATCCGCATATTGCTGCTGTTCAAACAGGGTAACCGCGAGCTGAAACGTCTGGTGCACCCGAATGCGGTTTACAGCATCAAGCTTGGGAATCGCGCCTTGCCGGAACGTATTCTTGAAGCGGTATGGGGGTTTTTTTCTGCCTATGCGCTGGTGTTTATTATCAGCATGCTGGCGATTATCGCTACGGGTGTTGATGACTTTTCTGCCTTTGCTTCGGTTGTCGCCACGCTGAATAACCTGGGGCCGGGGCTGGGCGTAGTTGCTGATAACTTCGCGAGTATGAACCCGGTGGCGAAGTGGATCCTCATCGCGAATATGCTGTTTGGTCGCCTTGAAGTCTTCACATTATTGGTACTGTTTACCCCAACTTTCTGGCGTGAATAA
- a CDS encoding IMPACT family protein, which produces MESWLIPAAPVTFSEEIKKSRFITLLAHTDGVDAAKAFVDAVRAEHPDARHHCVAWVAGAPDDSQQLGFSDDGEPAGTAGKPILSQLMGSGIGEITAVVVRYYGGVLLGTGGLVKAYGGGVQQALSLLTTVRKTPLTEYTLWCDYAQLAGVETLLGQFEGKIVASEYQASVHLRVALPHSRLDAFSARLADFSRGALQLLKTEE; this is translated from the coding sequence ATGGAGAGCTGGCTGATCCCGGCGGCACCGGTCACCTTCAGTGAGGAGATCAAAAAGAGCCGCTTTATTACGCTGCTGGCGCATACGGATGGTGTTGACGCGGCAAAAGCGTTTGTCGACGCCGTTCGGGCGGAACACCCGGACGCGCGTCACCACTGTGTAGCGTGGGTCGCTGGCGCGCCGGATGATTCGCAGCAGTTAGGCTTTTCTGACGATGGCGAACCGGCGGGCACGGCAGGTAAACCGATACTCTCGCAGTTAATGGGCAGCGGTATCGGCGAAATTACCGCCGTCGTGGTGCGATATTATGGCGGTGTGCTGCTGGGAACCGGTGGGCTGGTGAAAGCTTACGGTGGCGGTGTGCAACAGGCGTTAAGCCTGTTAACCACTGTCCGCAAAACGCCATTAACCGAATATACTTTGTGGTGCGATTACGCACAGCTCGCCGGAGTTGAAACGCTGCTTGGGCAATTTGAGGGGAAAATTGTCGCAAGCGAGTATCAGGCTTCCGTGCATCTGCGAGTGGCGCTTCCTCACAGCAGACTGGACGCATTTTCAGCAAGGCTTGCTGATTTTAGTCGTGGCGCATTGCAATTGTTAAAAACTGAAGAATAA
- the pepQ gene encoding Xaa-Pro dipeptidase — translation MDSLAELYKNHIVTLQERTRDVLARFKLDALLIHSGELFNVFLDDHPYPFKVNPQFKAWVPVTQVPNCWLLVDGVNKPKLWFYLPVDYWHNVEPLPTSFWTEEIDVIALPKADGIGSQLPAVRGNIAYIGPVAERALSLDIAANNINPKGVIDYLHYYRAYKTDYELACMREAQKTAVIGHRAAHEAFQSGMSEFDINLAYLTATGHRDTDVPYGNIVALNEHAAVLHYTKLDHRAPAEMRSFLLDAGAEYNGYAADLTRTWAANSDTDYAQLVKDVNDEQLALIATMKAGVNYVEYHVQFHQRIAKLLRRHQIITDISEEAMVEEDITGPFMPHGIGHPLGLQVHDVAGFMQDDSGTHLAAPSKYPYLRCTRVMEPRMVLTIEPGIYFIESLLAPWRDGPLSKHFNWQKIDALKPFGGIRIEDNVVIHENSIENMTRDQKLA, via the coding sequence ATGGACTCACTGGCTGAACTTTATAAAAATCATATTGTTACTTTGCAAGAACGCACGCGTGACGTGCTGGCGCGGTTTAAACTCGACGCGTTACTTATTCACTCCGGCGAGTTGTTTAACGTCTTTCTTGATGACCATCCTTATCCGTTTAAAGTGAACCCGCAATTTAAGGCCTGGGTACCGGTAACACAGGTGCCGAACTGCTGGCTGCTGGTGGATGGCGTGAATAAACCGAAGCTGTGGTTTTACTTGCCGGTTGACTACTGGCATAACGTGGAACCGTTGCCGACCAGTTTCTGGACCGAAGAAATTGACGTCATTGCATTGCCGAAAGCGGACGGCATTGGCAGCCAACTGCCAGCCGTGCGCGGCAACATCGCTTATATTGGACCGGTCGCGGAACGTGCGTTGAGCCTTGATATCGCGGCAAACAATATCAACCCGAAAGGGGTGATCGATTATCTGCACTATTACCGCGCGTATAAAACCGATTATGAACTGGCGTGTATGCGTGAAGCGCAGAAGACGGCGGTGATTGGTCATCGCGCAGCGCATGAAGCCTTCCAGTCAGGCATGAGCGAGTTCGACATCAACCTCGCCTATCTGACTGCCACCGGCCATCGCGATACAGACGTACCTTATGGCAACATTGTGGCGCTGAACGAACACGCCGCTGTCCTGCATTACACCAAACTCGACCACCGCGCACCGGCGGAAATGCGCAGTTTCTTGCTGGATGCTGGTGCGGAATACAACGGCTATGCCGCTGACCTGACGCGTACCTGGGCGGCGAACAGTGATACCGATTACGCGCAACTGGTGAAAGACGTCAACGATGAACAACTGGCGCTGATTGCCACCATGAAAGCGGGTGTCAATTACGTGGAGTACCATGTGCAGTTCCATCAGCGTATCGCGAAGTTGCTGCGTCGCCACCAAATCATTACGGATATCAGCGAAGAAGCCATGGTTGAGGAGGATATTACCGGGCCATTTATGCCGCACGGTATTGGTCACCCGCTTGGCTTGCAGGTGCATGATGTCGCCGGTTTTATGCAAGATGACAGCGGTACGCATCTGGCTGCGCCATCGAAATACCCGTATCTGCGTTGCACACGCGTGATGGAACCGCGCATGGTGCTGACCATCGAGCCGGGAATCTACTTTATTGAGTCGCTGTTGGCGCCGTGGCGTGATGGCCCGCTCAGCAAGCACTTCAACTGGCAGAAGATTGATGCGCTGAAACCGTTTGGCGGCATTCGTATTGAAGATAACGTGGTTATCCACGAAAACAGCATTGAAAATATGACGCGGGACCAGAAGCTGGCGTAA